The following are encoded in a window of Acinonyx jubatus isolate Ajub_Pintada_27869175 chromosome D4, VMU_Ajub_asm_v1.0, whole genome shotgun sequence genomic DNA:
- the GRHPR gene encoding glyoxylate reductase/hydroxypyruvate reductase isoform X2 yields the protein MKPVRLMKVFVTRRIPPEGWAALARAADCQVEHWDSDEPIPDKELERGVAGAHGLLCLLTDRVDKRLLDAAGANLKVISTMSVGVDHLALDEIKKRGIRVGYTPDVLTDATAELAVSLLLTTCRRLPEAIEEVRNGGWTSWKPLWMCGYGLTQSTVGIIGLGRIGQSIARRLKPFGIQKFLYTGRQPRPQEAAEFQAEFVSTPKLAAESDFIIVACSLTPATKGLCNKDFFQQMKKTAVFVNISRGDVVNQDDLYQALAGGQIAAAGLDVTTPEPLPTNHPLLTLKNCVILPHIGSATYGTRNTMSLLAANNLLAGLRGEPMPSELKL from the exons ATGAAGCCAGTGAGACTCATGAAGGTGTTCGTCACCCGCAGGATCCCCCCCGAGGGCTGGGCCGCTCTCGCCCGCGCCGCAGA CTGCCAGGTGGAGCACTGGGACTCGGATGAGCCAATCCCCGACAAGGAGCTGGAGCGAGGTGTGGCCGGGGCCCACGGCCTACTCTGTCTCCTCACTGACCGCGTGGACAAGAGGCTCCTGGATGCCGCAG GAGCCAATCTCAAAGTCATCAGCACAATGTCCGTGGGCGTTGACCACCTGGCTTTGGATGAAATCAAGAAGCG TGGCATCCGTGTGGGCTACACCCCAGATGTCCTGACAGACGCCACGGCAGAACTCGCCGTCTCCCTGCTGCTCACCACCTGTCGCCGCTTGCCAGAAGCCATCGAGGAAGTGAGGAA CGGTGGCTGGACCTCGTGGAAGCCCCTGTGGATGTGTGGCTATGGACTCACGCAGAGCACTGTTGGCATCATCGGGCTGGGGCGCATAG GTCAGTCCATCGCTCGACGTCTGAAGCCATTCGGCATCCAGAAATTTCTATACACAGGGCGCCAGCCCAGGCCTCAGGAAGCAGCAGAATTCCAGGCCGAGTTTG TGTCCACCCCCAAGCTGGCTGCCGAGTCTGATTTCATCATTGTGGCCTGCTCCTTAACGCCTGCAACCAAGGGACTCTGCAACAAGGACTTCTTCCAGCAGATGAAAAAGACAGCTGTGTTTGTCAACATCAGCAG GGGAGACGTGGTGAACCAGGACGACCTGTATCAGGCCTTGGCTGGCGGGCAGATTGCCGCTGCTGGACTGGATGTGACGACCCCAGAACCGCTGCCGACAAACCACCCTCTCCTGACTCTGAAGAACTGTG TGATCCTACCCCACATTGGCAGTGCCACCTACGGAACCCGAAACACCATGTCCCTGTTGGCAGCTAACAACTTGCTGGCTGGACTGAGAGGGGAGCCGATGCCCAGTGAACTCAAGCTGTAG
- the ZBTB5 gene encoding zinc finger and BTB domain-containing protein 5 translates to MDFPGHFEQIFQQLNYQRLHGQLCDCVIVVGNRHFKAHRSVLAACSTHFRALFSVAEGDQTMNMIQLDSEVVTAEAFAALIDMMYTSTLMLGESNVMDVLLAASHLHLNSVVKACKHYLTTRTLPMSPPSERVQEQSARMQRSFMLQQLGLSIVSSALNSSQSGEEQPAPLSSSMRSNLDQRTPFPIRRLHKRKQSAEERARQRLRPTMEEAAIADVTPENGPSGVHSREEFFSPDSLKMVDNPKADGMTDNQEDSAIMFDQSFGAQEDAQVPSQSDNSASNMAQLSMASRATQVETSFEQEAATEKSGFQCENPEVGLGDKEHMRVVVKSEPLSSPEPQDEVSDVTSQAEGSESVEVEGVVVSAEKIDLSPESSDRSFSDPQSSTDRVGDIHILEVTNNLEHKSTFSISNFLNKSRGSNFSANQNNDDNIPNTTSDCRLEGEAPYLLSPEAGPAGGPSSAPGSHVENPFSEPADSHFVRPMQEVMGLPCVQTSGYQGGEQFGMDFSRSGLGLHSSFSRVMMGSPRGGASNFPYYRRIAPKMPVVTSVRSSQIPENSASSQLMMNAATSSFENGHPSQPGPPQLTRASADVLSKCKKALSEHNVLVVEGARKYACKICCKTFLTLTDCKKHIRVHTGEKPYACLKCGKRFSQSSHLYKHSKTTCLRWQSSNLPSTLL, encoded by the coding sequence ATGGATTTTCCTGGACACTTTGAACAGATCTTCCAGCAACTGAACTACCAGAGACTTCACGGTCAGCTCTGTGACTGTGTCATTGTAGTGGGGAATAGACATTTTAAAGCCCACCGATCTGTACTGGCAGCATGCAGCACGCATTTCCGAGCCCTGTTCTCCGTGGCAGAGGGAGATCAGACCATGAACATGATCCAGCTGGATAGCGAGGTAGTGACAGCGGAGGCCTTTGCTGCACTGATTGACATGATGTACACCTCCACCCTCATGCTGGGGGAGAGCAACGTTATGGATGTCTTATTGGCAGCCTCTCACCTGCATTTGAACTCTGTCGTTAAGGCATGTAAACATTACTTAACGACAAGGACGCTGCCCATGTCTCCCCCCAGTGAGCGCGTCCAGGAGCAGAGTGCCCGCATGCAGCGCTCCTTTATGCTGCAGCAGCTGGGGCTGAGCATCGTGAGCTCGGCCCTCAATTCCAGCCAGAGTGGCGAGGAGCAGCCAGCCCCCCTGAGCTCGTCGATGCGCAGCAACCTGGACCAGCGGACACCCTTCCCCATAAGACGCCTTCATAAACGCAAGCAGTCTGCAGAGGAGCGGGCCAGACAGCGCCTCCGACCCACCATGGAGGAGGCTGCCATTGCTGACGTTACGCCAGAGAACGGGCCGTCAGGGGTCCATTCTCGGGAGGAGTTCTTCTCACCAGACTCCCTGAAAATGGTGGATAACCCTAAGGCTGATGGAATGACCGACAACCAGGAAGATAGTGCCATCATGTTTGACCAGTCTTTCGGTGCTCAAGAAGATGCCCAGGTGCCCAGCCAGTCTGACAACAGTGCCAGCAACATGGCCCAGTTGTCCATGGCCTCTCGTGCAACTCAGGTGGAGACCAGTTTTGAGCAGGAAGCCGCGACCGAGAAAAGTGGTTTTCAGTGTGAAAATCCTGAGGTTGGCCTTGGTGACAAGGAACACATGAGAGTGGTGGTTAAATCTGAGCCCCTGAGCTCTCCTGAGCCTCAGGATGAAGTGAGTGATGTGACCTCACAAGCAGAAGGCAGCGAATCTGTGGAAGTGGAAGGGGTTGTGGTCAGTGCCGAGAAGATAGACCTCAGCCCTGAAAGTAGTGATCGGAGTTTCTCGGATCCCCAGTCTAGCACTGACAGGGTAGGTGACATCCATATTTTGGAAGTCACAAATAACCTAGAACATAAATCGACTTTTAGCATCTCGAATTTTCTTAACAAGAGCAGAGGAAGTAACTTTAGTGCAAATCAGAACAATGATGATAACATCCCAAACACCACCAGTGACTGCAGGTTGGAGGGCGAGGCCCCTTACTTGTTGAGTCCAGAGGCTGGGCCTGCTGGCGGGCCCTCCTCGGCCCCTGGCTCTCACGTGGAGAACCCATTCAGTGAGCCTGCGGACTCCCACTTTGTCAGGCCTATGCAGGAAGTGATGGGCCTGCCCTGTGTGCAGACTTCAGGCTACCAAGGAGGAGAACAGTTTGGGATGGATTTTTCCAGGTCCGGTTTGGGCCTCCACTCCTCCTTCTCCAGGGTCATGATGGGCTCCCCAAGAGGAGGAGCCAGTAACTTTCCATACTACCGACGCATAGCTCCCAAAATGCCGGTTGTAACTTCTGTCAGGAGTTCCCAGATCCCAGAAAACTCTGCCAGTTCCCAGCTAATGATGAATGCGGCCACGTCCTCGTTTGAGAACGGCCATCCTTCGCAGCCTGGCCCTCCGCAGCTGACCAGGGCATCTGCTGACGTTCTGTCAAAGTGCAAGAAGGCCTTGTCAGAGCACAACGTCTTGGTCGTAGAGGGGGCTCGCAAGTACGCCTGCAAAATCTGCTGCAAGACTTTTCTGACCTTGACAGATTGCAAGAAGCACATCCGTGTTCACACAGGTGAAAAACCCTACGCCTGCCTCAAGTGCGGCAAGAGGTTCAGTCAGTCCAGCCACCTGTATAAACATTCAAAGACCACCTGCCTGCGCTGGCAGAGTAGCAACCTGCCCAGCACTTTGCTCTAA
- the GRHPR gene encoding glyoxylate reductase/hydroxypyruvate reductase isoform X1 — translation MARTGRLGSTTGNTSTAHELPWECALKPLRAASLCSCPFWQSTSRRLFRCIDSQDRTFKPHVVQAHPTPASPRGRCQVEHWDSDEPIPDKELERGVAGAHGLLCLLTDRVDKRLLDAAGANLKVISTMSVGVDHLALDEIKKRGIRVGYTPDVLTDATAELAVSLLLTTCRRLPEAIEEVRNGGWTSWKPLWMCGYGLTQSTVGIIGLGRIGQSIARRLKPFGIQKFLYTGRQPRPQEAAEFQAEFVSTPKLAAESDFIIVACSLTPATKGLCNKDFFQQMKKTAVFVNISRGDVVNQDDLYQALAGGQIAAAGLDVTTPEPLPTNHPLLTLKNCVILPHIGSATYGTRNTMSLLAANNLLAGLRGEPMPSELKL, via the exons ATGGCAAGGACTGGGAGGCTGGGTAGCACCACTGGGAACACATCCACGGCCCACGAGCTGCCGTGGGAGTGTGCCCTAAAACCCCTCCGCGCTGCATCGCTTTGCTCTTGTCCTTTCTGGCAGAGTACAAGTAGGAGACTTTTCCGCTGCATAGATTCCCAGGACAGGACGTTCAAGCCTCACGTGGTGcaggcccaccccacccccgcctcgcCAAGAGGCCG CTGCCAGGTGGAGCACTGGGACTCGGATGAGCCAATCCCCGACAAGGAGCTGGAGCGAGGTGTGGCCGGGGCCCACGGCCTACTCTGTCTCCTCACTGACCGCGTGGACAAGAGGCTCCTGGATGCCGCAG GAGCCAATCTCAAAGTCATCAGCACAATGTCCGTGGGCGTTGACCACCTGGCTTTGGATGAAATCAAGAAGCG TGGCATCCGTGTGGGCTACACCCCAGATGTCCTGACAGACGCCACGGCAGAACTCGCCGTCTCCCTGCTGCTCACCACCTGTCGCCGCTTGCCAGAAGCCATCGAGGAAGTGAGGAA CGGTGGCTGGACCTCGTGGAAGCCCCTGTGGATGTGTGGCTATGGACTCACGCAGAGCACTGTTGGCATCATCGGGCTGGGGCGCATAG GTCAGTCCATCGCTCGACGTCTGAAGCCATTCGGCATCCAGAAATTTCTATACACAGGGCGCCAGCCCAGGCCTCAGGAAGCAGCAGAATTCCAGGCCGAGTTTG TGTCCACCCCCAAGCTGGCTGCCGAGTCTGATTTCATCATTGTGGCCTGCTCCTTAACGCCTGCAACCAAGGGACTCTGCAACAAGGACTTCTTCCAGCAGATGAAAAAGACAGCTGTGTTTGTCAACATCAGCAG GGGAGACGTGGTGAACCAGGACGACCTGTATCAGGCCTTGGCTGGCGGGCAGATTGCCGCTGCTGGACTGGATGTGACGACCCCAGAACCGCTGCCGACAAACCACCCTCTCCTGACTCTGAAGAACTGTG TGATCCTACCCCACATTGGCAGTGCCACCTACGGAACCCGAAACACCATGTCCCTGTTGGCAGCTAACAACTTGCTGGCTGGACTGAGAGGGGAGCCGATGCCCAGTGAACTCAAGCTGTAG